A portion of the Flavobacterium magnum genome contains these proteins:
- the purB gene encoding adenylosuccinate lyase produces the protein MQDLTALNAISPIDGRYRSKTISLSRYFSEEALIRYRVLVEIEYFIALCDLPLPQLEGVDKGVFDKLRDIYTEFNTDDALWIKETEKTTNHDVKAVEYFIKDKFDGLGLAKYKEFIHFGLTSQDINNTAIPLSTKEAFEEVYLKSLIGLINKLKELSIEWKDVAMLARTHGQPASPTRLGKEIGVFVERLEEQLRLLFNVPFAAKFGGATGNFNAHHVAYPAIDWKHFGNQFVEGALGLQHSFPTTQIEHYDHFAAFFDALKRINTILIDLDRDIWTYVSMDYFKQKIKAGEIGSSAMPHKVNPIDFENSEGNLGIANAIFEHLSAKLPVSRLQRDLTDSTVLRNIGVPIGHTLIGFEATMKGLNKLLLNADKFAEDLEKNWAVVAEAIQTILRREGYPNPYEALKGLTRTHTTIDKKAIHEFIATLEVSDAVKQELLAISPSNYLGI, from the coding sequence ATGCAAGACCTTACCGCGCTAAACGCCATTTCGCCAATCGATGGAAGATACCGCAGCAAAACGATTTCCTTGTCCAGATATTTTTCCGAAGAAGCCCTGATCCGTTATCGGGTTCTGGTCGAAATCGAATACTTTATTGCGCTTTGCGACCTCCCCTTGCCTCAACTTGAGGGCGTAGATAAAGGCGTATTTGACAAGCTTCGCGACATTTACACCGAATTTAATACCGACGATGCCTTGTGGATCAAGGAAACCGAAAAGACCACGAACCACGATGTGAAAGCGGTCGAATATTTCATCAAGGACAAATTTGATGGATTGGGTTTGGCGAAATATAAGGAATTTATACATTTCGGACTCACCTCACAGGACATCAATAACACGGCGATCCCGCTTTCGACGAAAGAGGCATTCGAAGAAGTGTATCTCAAGTCGCTGATTGGGCTTATCAACAAGTTAAAAGAGCTCAGCATCGAGTGGAAAGACGTGGCCATGCTGGCACGCACGCACGGGCAGCCGGCTTCCCCGACCCGACTGGGTAAGGAAATTGGCGTTTTTGTCGAGAGGCTTGAGGAGCAATTGCGGTTGCTGTTCAACGTGCCGTTTGCAGCCAAATTTGGCGGTGCCACAGGAAACTTCAACGCGCACCACGTGGCATATCCGGCAATCGACTGGAAACATTTCGGGAACCAGTTTGTGGAAGGCGCGCTCGGATTGCAGCATTCGTTCCCTACGACTCAGATCGAGCACTACGACCATTTCGCGGCTTTTTTCGATGCCTTGAAAAGAATCAATACCATCCTGATTGACCTCGACCGCGACATCTGGACTTATGTGTCGATGGATTATTTCAAGCAGAAAATAAAGGCTGGTGAAATCGGTTCCTCGGCGATGCCGCATAAGGTGAACCCGATTGATTTTGAGAATTCCGAAGGGAATTTAGGCATTGCCAATGCTATTTTTGAGCATTTGTCGGCCAAGCTTCCCGTATCAAGGCTGCAGCGCGACCTGACCGACAGTACCGTTTTAAGAAACATCGGCGTGCCGATAGGACACACGCTGATCGGGTTTGAAGCCACGATGAAAGGCCTTAACAAACTGTTGCTCAACGCCGATAAATTTGCAGAAGACCTCGAAAAAAACTGGGCCGTCGTCGCGGAAGCCATCCAGACCATCTTACGTCGCGAAGGCTATCCGAACCCTTACGAAGCCTTGAAAGGCCTCACCCGAACCCACACGACCATCGATAAAAAAGCCATTCATGAATTTATCGCAACACTGGAGGTCAGTGACGCGGTCAAGCAGGAATTGCTGGCAATCAGTCCGTCGAATTACCTGGGTATTTGA
- a CDS encoding SIR2 family NAD-dependent protein deacylase, giving the protein MEKKKLVVLSGAGISAESGIKTFRDSDGLWEGHDVMEVATPEGFRKNPKLVLDFYNQRRRQLHEVEPNRGHLILAELESHFEVNIITQNVDNLHERAGSSNVLHLHGELFKVRSTANQNHILHWEHDLHLSHLDENGHQLRPHIVWFGEAVPALEEAARLASEADIFVVIGTSLQVYPAAGLIDFTQRHVPLYYIDPKPAYIPNLRNPLEIIGLGGSEGMAILQSKIVR; this is encoded by the coding sequence ATGGAAAAGAAAAAACTGGTGGTATTGAGTGGTGCCGGAATCAGTGCCGAAAGCGGGATCAAAACGTTCCGCGACAGCGATGGATTGTGGGAAGGCCATGACGTCATGGAAGTGGCCACTCCCGAAGGTTTCAGGAAAAACCCGAAACTCGTACTTGATTTTTACAACCAGCGCAGGCGGCAATTGCACGAAGTCGAACCCAACAGGGGCCACCTTATTTTAGCGGAACTCGAAAGTCATTTTGAGGTCAATATCATCACGCAGAATGTGGACAATCTTCATGAGCGTGCCGGAAGTTCGAACGTACTGCATTTGCACGGCGAATTGTTTAAAGTGCGCAGTACCGCGAATCAAAACCATATTTTGCACTGGGAACACGATCTGCATTTGAGTCACCTTGACGAGAACGGTCATCAATTGCGGCCACACATCGTGTGGTTCGGCGAGGCTGTACCGGCGCTGGAAGAAGCGGCACGACTCGCGTCCGAAGCGGATATTTTCGTCGTAATCGGGACGTCGCTGCAGGTGTACCCCGCAGCGGGACTGATTGATTTTACGCAACGGCACGTCCCGTTGTATTATATCGACCCGAAGCCGGCGTACATCCCCAACCTGAGAAACCCTTTGGAGATTATCGGGCTTGGTGGTTCGGAAGGGATGGCCATCCTGCAATCTAAAATTGTACGTTAA
- a CDS encoding TrmH family RNA methyltransferase has product MADLAYLEYLEGFLTDNRKEKFLKILANRTNHFTIAIEDVYQLHNTSAVMRSCEVFGIQNLHVIEEKYGKRVDKQIALGAQKWVDISRHESVGECLAKVKSQGYKIIATTPHEDDCLMDDFDITQKSALFFGTEIHGLSEEVLRQADGFLKIPMVGFTESLNISVSAAIIIQNITERLRKSTVDWQLSAEELLEKRIDWSRNSIKDIKRIEARYFGSLDQG; this is encoded by the coding sequence ATGGCCGACCTCGCTTATCTGGAGTATCTGGAAGGATTCCTGACCGACAACCGCAAGGAAAAGTTCCTCAAGATCCTCGCTAACCGTACGAACCATTTTACGATTGCGATCGAAGATGTGTACCAACTGCACAACACCAGCGCCGTGATGCGGAGCTGTGAGGTTTTCGGGATTCAGAACCTGCATGTCATTGAAGAAAAGTATGGCAAGCGTGTCGATAAGCAGATTGCACTGGGCGCACAAAAATGGGTTGACATCAGCCGGCATGAAAGCGTGGGGGAGTGCCTCGCTAAAGTCAAATCGCAGGGCTATAAAATCATTGCCACCACGCCACACGAGGACGATTGCCTGATGGATGATTTTGACATTACGCAGAAAAGCGCGCTGTTTTTCGGTACGGAAATCCACGGACTTTCAGAAGAAGTGTTGCGCCAGGCAGACGGATTCCTGAAAATCCCTATGGTTGGATTTACTGAAAGCCTGAATATATCTGTATCTGCGGCGATCATTATCCAGAACATCACGGAAAGGCTCCGCAAGTCAACTGTGGACTGGCAGCTTTCTGCGGAAGAGTTGCTGGAAAAGCGCATCGACTGGTCACGCAACTCCATCAAGGATATTAAAAGGATTGAGGCACGCTATTTCGGGAGCCTTGATCAAGGCTAA
- a CDS encoding carboxypeptidase-like regulatory domain-containing protein, which translates to MRYFAVFFFMLFSAVVSAQEKQEGQVVSGTVINDNTLLPMPNVNIININKVRGTVSDDKGNFQIAVTASDTLHISFLGYKSIKVRVTNDWIKNKTTTIHLTEKAYALEEVIVRPYNLTGYLEIDAKLIPIKENYRYSISGLPAGYEAGDAYSPNAFGRVLGSIFNPADMLYNFFGKKPTELRRLKEMKKDDAVRNALEEKFDREMIAVLLGVTKEEIGEIMSRCNYSEQFIKTANDLQIMDAISACYEEYKILKKK; encoded by the coding sequence ATGAGATATTTTGCAGTTTTCTTTTTTATGCTCTTTTCCGCTGTTGTTTCCGCACAGGAAAAACAGGAGGGGCAGGTCGTCAGCGGTACCGTTATTAACGACAACACACTGCTTCCCATGCCCAATGTCAACATCATCAACATCAACAAGGTCAGGGGAACGGTCTCGGATGATAAGGGAAATTTCCAGATCGCAGTCACCGCCAGCGATACGCTGCACATTTCATTCCTCGGTTACAAATCGATTAAGGTGCGCGTAACCAACGACTGGATCAAAAACAAGACCACAACGATCCACCTGACAGAGAAAGCCTATGCACTCGAAGAAGTCATCGTGCGCCCATACAACCTTACGGGCTACCTTGAAATCGATGCCAAACTGATTCCGATAAAAGAAAATTACCGCTACAGCATTTCAGGCCTTCCGGCAGGTTATGAAGCGGGCGATGCGTATTCTCCCAATGCTTTTGGGCGGGTACTGGGTTCCATATTCAATCCGGCAGACATGCTTTACAATTTCTTCGGAAAAAAGCCGACAGAGCTGCGGCGACTCAAGGAAATGAAGAAAGACGATGCGGTGCGGAATGCACTTGAGGAGAAATTCGATCGCGAAATGATTGCCGTACTGCTTGGCGTAACCAAAGAAGAAATCGGCGAGATTATGTCGCGCTGCAATTACTCGGAGCAGTTCATTAAGACCGCAAATGACCTGCAGATCATGGACGCCATCAGTGCGTGTTATGAAGAATATAAGATCCTGAAGAAAAAGTAA
- a CDS encoding DEAD/DEAH box helicase, producing the protein MNKFEQLGLKESLNRAIIDLGFENPTEVQEKAIPMLLEQDTDLVALAQTGTGKTAAFGFPLIHKIDADNRNTQALILSPTRELCLQITNEIKNYSKYEKGINVVAIYGGASITEQAREIKRGAQIIVATPGRMQDMINRGLVNITQIDYCVLDEADEMLNMGFYEDIVSILSDTPDEKSTWLFSATMPAEVARIAKKFMENPIEITVGTKNSGSATVSHEFYLVNARDRYEALKRLADANPDIFSVVFCRTKRDTQQVAEKLIEDGYNAAALHGDLSQAQRDSVMKSFRGRQIQMLVATDVAARGIDVDNVTHVVNYQLPDEIETYNHRSGRTGRAGKLGTSIVIVTKSELRKISAIEKIIKQKFEEKTIPSGIEICEIQLLHLANKIKDTEVDHEIDNYLPAINNVLEGLSKEELIKKMVSVEFNRFINYYKKTRDLSAQSAGKRDDREPRENSGGAVRYFVNIGSRDDFDWMQLKDFLKETLDLGRDDVYKVDVKEGFSFFNTDPEHTDKVMEILNNVTLGGRRINVEISKNDGGGRRDHNGRSGGFGAERGGRSFGGDRGSKSFGGGFKSDKPSRFSSERAGSSETRFSRPETPRREGKFTSERAPRRSESFSDQSRPKRPRKG; encoded by the coding sequence ATGAATAAATTTGAACAATTAGGATTGAAAGAGTCGCTGAACCGTGCGATTATCGATCTGGGATTTGAGAATCCGACCGAAGTGCAGGAAAAAGCGATTCCAATGCTATTGGAACAAGACACTGATTTAGTTGCGTTAGCCCAGACAGGGACAGGGAAAACCGCAGCTTTTGGCTTTCCACTGATCCACAAGATCGACGCTGACAACAGAAATACACAGGCGTTAATCTTATCACCTACCCGCGAACTTTGTTTGCAGATCACTAACGAGATCAAGAATTACTCGAAGTACGAAAAAGGAATCAATGTCGTAGCCATCTACGGCGGTGCCAGCATTACGGAACAGGCGCGCGAAATCAAGCGCGGCGCGCAGATTATCGTCGCGACTCCGGGAAGGATGCAGGACATGATCAACCGCGGATTGGTCAACATTACCCAAATTGATTACTGCGTTTTGGACGAAGCGGACGAAATGCTCAATATGGGCTTCTATGAAGACATCGTTTCCATATTATCCGACACGCCTGACGAAAAAAGCACCTGGCTTTTCTCAGCGACCATGCCTGCCGAAGTGGCGCGCATCGCCAAGAAATTCATGGAAAATCCGATTGAAATTACTGTCGGGACGAAGAATTCAGGTTCCGCTACAGTATCGCACGAGTTTTACCTCGTCAACGCGCGTGACCGTTACGAAGCCTTGAAACGCCTGGCCGATGCCAATCCGGATATCTTTTCCGTGGTTTTCTGTCGCACCAAAAGGGACACGCAGCAGGTGGCAGAGAAATTAATCGAGGACGGTTACAACGCAGCCGCATTACACGGCGATTTGTCTCAGGCCCAGCGTGACTCGGTAATGAAGTCATTCCGTGGTAGGCAAATCCAGATGCTCGTAGCGACGGATGTTGCCGCGCGTGGTATCGACGTAGACAATGTGACGCACGTGGTAAATTACCAGCTTCCTGACGAAATCGAAACCTACAACCACCGTTCGGGCCGTACAGGACGTGCAGGGAAATTAGGCACCTCGATAGTCATTGTAACGAAAAGTGAATTGCGCAAGATTTCTGCCATTGAAAAAATCATCAAGCAGAAATTTGAGGAGAAGACAATCCCATCGGGAATTGAAATCTGTGAAATCCAGCTGTTGCACCTGGCCAACAAGATTAAGGATACCGAAGTGGACCACGAGATTGACAACTACCTTCCGGCCATCAACAACGTATTGGAAGGCCTTTCTAAAGAAGAGCTGATCAAGAAAATGGTGTCGGTCGAATTCAACCGATTTATCAATTACTATAAGAAGACGCGCGACCTTTCAGCGCAGTCTGCCGGAAAACGTGACGATCGTGAACCGCGTGAAAACTCGGGCGGCGCCGTGCGTTATTTCGTAAATATCGGTTCCAGGGATGATTTCGACTGGATGCAGTTGAAGGATTTCCTTAAGGAGACATTGGATCTGGGCCGCGACGATGTATATAAAGTGGACGTCAAGGAAGGATTTTCTTTCTTTAACACCGATCCGGAACACACCGACAAGGTAATGGAAATCCTCAATAACGTAACGCTGGGCGGACGACGAATCAATGTCGAAATTTCCAAAAATGACGGCGGCGGACGCAGGGACCACAACGGAAGAAGCGGCGGATTCGGCGCAGAACGCGGCGGAAGAAGTTTCGGCGGTGATCGCGGCAGCAAGAGCTTTGGCGGCGGTTTCAAAAGCGACAAACCGTCACGATTCTCGTCAGAAAGGGCCGGCAGCAGCGAAACCAGGTTCAGCCGTCCGGAGACGCCAAGACGCGAGGGGAAATTCACCTCGGAAAGGGCGCCAAGGCGTTCTGAAAGCTTCAGCGACCAGTCGAGGCCGAAGCGTCCGCGCAAAGGCTAA
- a CDS encoding non-canonical purine NTP diphosphatase, with amino-acid sequence MQLVFASSNKNKIAEIQNMLPDGITVLSLEDIGCHEEIPETADTIEGNAVLKADYVSQKYGYDCFADDSGLEVDALGGAPGVYSARYAGEQKNAMDNMHKLLEALSEETNRSAQFKTVLALNLNGEKHLFSGILKGKITDEMRGTKGFGYDPIFQPEGYDRNLAEFSMEEKAAISHRGIAVKQLVSFLNDNSKP; translated from the coding sequence ATGCAACTCGTCTTTGCCTCTTCCAATAAGAATAAAATTGCCGAAATACAAAACATGCTTCCCGACGGCATCACCGTTTTGAGCCTCGAAGACATCGGCTGCCACGAAGAGATTCCCGAAACCGCCGACACCATCGAAGGCAATGCCGTCCTCAAAGCCGATTATGTCAGCCAAAAATACGGTTACGATTGCTTCGCGGATGATTCCGGACTCGAAGTCGATGCGCTTGGCGGTGCCCCCGGCGTGTATTCCGCACGGTATGCAGGTGAGCAGAAAAATGCAATGGATAATATGCACAAACTTCTCGAAGCTTTATCAGAAGAAACCAACCGCAGTGCCCAGTTCAAAACCGTATTGGCCTTAAATCTAAATGGTGAAAAGCATTTATTCTCAGGAATCCTTAAAGGTAAAATCACTGATGAAATGCGCGGAACGAAAGGTTTTGGCTATGATCCGATCTTCCAGCCGGAAGGTTATGATCGGAACCTCGCCGAATTCTCTATGGAAGAAAAAGCAGCGATCAGCCACCGCGGTATTGCCGTAAAACAATTGGTCTCCTTCCTGAATGACAACTCAAAACCCTAA
- a CDS encoding DUF4861 family protein, producing the protein MPNLILLLALTLVEARAQSLKVIVKNPLGFERNDVTAITRDQLGFWLKKHDKKNFRIKMEGTEAYLPIQWTDYDGDGKYDAVLFQANVPANATVNYFIVSDSLKNKSQSQRVAYGKFSPERGEGLAWENDRVAFCLYGSGGKKSAKDASAFPGGVNPWFKKVAYAVIDSWFAKSKKQPGYYRQDHGEGYDGYLLGAGMGAGGSGLWVKDSLHLPGGFSSYRILENGPLRVKLEVKYARWSRFWVEETKIISLDMGSNFSKFEVYFTANTKAPGYSLGISLHDNKGKTRLEKEVGWARYWEAVGDSWLGEALIMEPRYIDDILTHVDAQPDRSHLLLVTKPRDQITYYTGFTWLKSGQVRHVEDWDVLIQQQILKLNNPLEVSVLSN; encoded by the coding sequence TTGCCAAATTTAATTTTGCTGCTTGCACTGACCCTCGTGGAAGCGCGCGCGCAGTCACTCAAGGTGATTGTGAAAAATCCGCTTGGTTTTGAGCGAAACGACGTTACGGCCATCACACGCGACCAGCTCGGGTTCTGGCTTAAAAAGCACGATAAAAAGAATTTCCGCATCAAGATGGAGGGCACCGAAGCCTACCTGCCCATACAATGGACCGATTACGATGGGGATGGGAAATACGACGCCGTGTTGTTCCAGGCCAATGTGCCGGCGAATGCCACCGTCAATTATTTCATCGTCTCCGACAGCCTTAAAAACAAATCCCAGTCTCAGCGCGTGGCCTATGGAAAGTTCTCGCCGGAACGTGGTGAAGGCCTCGCATGGGAGAATGACAGGGTGGCTTTTTGTTTGTATGGCAGTGGCGGAAAAAAAAGCGCTAAAGACGCGTCAGCGTTTCCGGGAGGCGTCAATCCGTGGTTCAAGAAAGTTGCGTATGCCGTGATTGACAGCTGGTTTGCAAAAAGCAAAAAACAGCCCGGGTATTACAGGCAAGACCATGGCGAAGGGTATGATGGCTACCTATTGGGAGCCGGCATGGGCGCAGGTGGCAGTGGACTTTGGGTCAAAGACAGCCTCCACCTGCCGGGCGGATTCAGCAGCTACCGGATTCTGGAGAACGGGCCTTTGCGTGTCAAATTAGAAGTGAAATATGCGAGGTGGAGCCGGTTTTGGGTCGAAGAAACTAAAATCATTTCGCTCGATATGGGTTCGAATTTTTCAAAATTTGAAGTGTATTTTACGGCCAATACCAAAGCTCCTGGATATTCCTTGGGCATCAGCCTGCACGACAATAAAGGCAAAACGAGGCTTGAAAAGGAAGTAGGCTGGGCCCGGTATTGGGAAGCTGTCGGCGATTCGTGGCTGGGCGAGGCGCTTATCATGGAGCCCAGGTACATTGACGATATACTGACCCATGTCGACGCGCAACCCGATCGCAGCCACCTGCTCCTGGTCACCAAACCGCGCGACCAAATCACCTACTACACAGGTTTTACATGGCTTAAAAGCGGACAGGTGCGCCACGTCGAAGATTGGGATGTCCTGATCCAACAGCAAATCCTCAAACTCAACAATCCTTTAGAAGTGAGTGTGTTGTCAAATTAA
- a CDS encoding GNAT family N-acetyltransferase: protein MTFNIINTPRLALRELNPAVFQYVHTQYADDALMAFLGVDSEEKLAAEKNKFVNGMWTYNKTFRYFQILQHDQIIGWCGFHTWWTDHARAELGYGLFREEFRQQGLMTEALRYIIPYGFEVMGLHRIEALTATHNVASQRLLAKFGFVTEGLLREHYLTDGKFEDSVLYALIRK from the coding sequence ATGACTTTTAACATTATCAATACGCCGCGGTTGGCGCTCCGCGAGCTGAACCCTGCCGTTTTTCAATACGTGCATACGCAGTACGCGGATGATGCGCTGATGGCCTTCCTTGGTGTGGATTCTGAAGAAAAGCTTGCTGCGGAAAAAAATAAGTTCGTGAACGGCATGTGGACCTACAACAAGACATTCCGCTACTTCCAGATTTTACAGCATGACCAGATTATTGGCTGGTGCGGGTTCCATACATGGTGGACCGATCACGCGCGGGCCGAGCTGGGGTACGGTCTCTTCAGGGAAGAGTTCAGGCAGCAAGGCCTGATGACTGAAGCGCTGCGGTATATTATCCCTTACGGATTTGAAGTTATGGGACTGCACCGCATTGAGGCGCTGACTGCCACGCATAATGTGGCGTCGCAGCGGCTTTTAGCAAAATTCGGTTTTGTCACGGAAGGATTGCTTCGCGAACATTATCTTACCGACGGCAAATTTGAGGACTCGGTTCTATATGCCCTGATCAGAAAATAA
- a CDS encoding bestrophin family protein — protein sequence MISYNTKEWFTFIFRFHKADTFRKLLPIMLAIGAYAALLGYLEVEYFHLSEKNYIRKITIMHGMLGFVISLLLVFRTNTAYDRWWEGRKMWGALVNNSRNLALKIAAMSGDADDRSFFRKMIPAYAFILQEHLTNEEISQELFDDITIERHKHKPNQVASLLFRKANEMYAEKRISGEQLIVINAELQSFTDICGACERIKNTPIPYSYSAFIKKFIFFYVMSLPFGYSFDLGFYVAPVVVFIFYVLASLELIAEEIEDPFGTDENDLPMKKISENIKKHVEEIL from the coding sequence ATGATTTCTTACAATACCAAGGAGTGGTTTACTTTCATTTTCCGATTTCACAAGGCCGATACGTTCCGTAAATTATTGCCCATTATGCTCGCCATAGGTGCCTATGCCGCGCTTTTAGGGTACCTCGAAGTGGAATATTTCCATCTTTCCGAAAAAAATTACATCCGAAAGATCACAATCATGCATGGGATGTTGGGTTTTGTCATTTCGTTGCTGCTCGTATTTCGCACCAACACGGCTTACGACCGTTGGTGGGAAGGCCGAAAAATGTGGGGTGCACTCGTGAACAACAGCCGTAATCTCGCACTGAAAATCGCGGCGATGTCCGGTGACGCCGACGACAGGTCTTTTTTCAGGAAAATGATCCCTGCCTACGCTTTCATACTCCAGGAGCACCTGACCAACGAGGAAATCAGCCAGGAACTTTTTGACGATATTACGATTGAACGGCACAAACACAAACCAAACCAGGTGGCCTCACTGCTGTTCAGGAAAGCCAACGAGATGTATGCCGAAAAAAGAATTTCCGGAGAGCAGCTCATCGTCATCAACGCCGAATTACAGTCGTTCACCGACATCTGCGGCGCCTGCGAACGCATCAAAAACACGCCCATCCCCTATTCTTACAGCGCCTTCATCAAGAAATTTATTTTCTTTTATGTCATGTCGCTGCCTTTCGGCTATTCGTTCGATCTCGGATTCTATGTAGCCCCGGTTGTGGTTTTCATATTTTATGTTCTGGCAAGCCTAGAGTTGATTGCGGAGGAGATCGAAGATCCTTTCGGAACAGATGAAAACGACCTGCCGATGAAAAAGATTTCGGAAAACATTAAAAAACACGTAGAGGAAATCTTGTAA
- a CDS encoding TolC family protein: MKNRNLYFAALLCCIGWMNAGAQTVLTIEEAVKTALENNYDIRIATNELTIDKTNVSLGNAGMLPTVTANVVDNNGIQNSKQTRSDGTVNELDNAKNNSLNYGVGLNWTVFDGFRMFARYDQLKELQKLGEAEVRMAILTRISDVMQTYYTVAQQQQQLAALDTTIVISKQRLELANNRYTIGKASKLEVLNAQVDLNTDTTNLLRQKELYANTKIALNQLMARDPQIDFSVVDAIELDKSLQLDALINLAQKQNPQLEAQIINKRVAELQLRQVRAGRYPTIGINTGYNFGRTESSLGFTTQSSANGLTYGFTASLNLFDGFNQRRNEKVARLQVANSQLLIEQQTDNVKSQLASAYQTYLTNLQLAELEQKNEEIARQNLDITMEKFRIGTIPTIEFRTAQLNYVTAQTRNSEAQFQAKLSEVALKELAGNLKF; the protein is encoded by the coding sequence ATGAAAAATAGGAATTTATATTTTGCCGCCCTACTATGCTGCATCGGATGGATGAATGCCGGCGCACAGACTGTCCTGACCATCGAAGAGGCCGTGAAAACCGCCTTGGAAAACAATTATGATATCCGGATTGCAACAAATGAGCTGACCATCGACAAAACCAATGTGAGCCTGGGAAACGCGGGGATGCTTCCCACGGTGACAGCCAATGTCGTCGACAACAATGGCATTCAGAACAGCAAACAAACGCGTTCCGATGGAACCGTAAACGAACTGGATAACGCGAAAAACAACAGCCTGAATTATGGCGTTGGACTGAACTGGACCGTTTTTGACGGGTTTCGGATGTTTGCCCGCTACGACCAACTCAAAGAATTGCAGAAATTGGGTGAAGCCGAGGTAAGAATGGCCATACTGACGCGCATCAGTGATGTCATGCAGACATACTATACGGTCGCGCAGCAGCAACAGCAACTCGCCGCACTCGATACGACGATAGTCATTTCAAAACAACGGCTGGAATTGGCAAACAACCGCTATACGATTGGGAAAGCCTCGAAACTTGAGGTCCTGAACGCCCAGGTGGATTTAAATACGGACACCACGAATCTGCTAAGACAGAAGGAGTTGTATGCCAATACGAAAATCGCATTGAACCAGCTCATGGCACGTGATCCGCAAATTGATTTTTCGGTGGTAGACGCCATCGAACTGGACAAAAGCCTGCAACTCGATGCGCTGATCAACCTCGCCCAGAAACAAAATCCGCAACTTGAAGCACAGATCATCAACAAGCGCGTCGCCGAGCTGCAGCTCAGGCAGGTCAGGGCAGGCCGCTATCCGACAATTGGTATCAATACGGGCTATAATTTTGGGAGGACGGAGTCCAGCCTTGGATTTACCACGCAGTCGTCAGCAAACGGACTGACATATGGGTTTACGGCTTCGCTGAATTTATTCGACGGCTTTAACCAAAGGCGGAACGAAAAAGTCGCGCGGCTGCAGGTAGCCAATTCACAGCTCCTTATCGAACAGCAAACCGACAACGTTAAATCGCAACTGGCTTCGGCGTATCAAACCTATCTTACCAATCTGCAATTGGCGGAACTCGAGCAGAAAAATGAAGAAATTGCCCGCCAGAACCTTGACATCACTATGGAAAAGTTCCGCATCGGCACCATCCCTACAATCGAATTCCGCACAGCACAACTCAATTACGTCACCGCACAGACACGCAACAGCGAAGCACAGTTCCAGGCAAAATTATCAGAGGTGGCGCTCAAGGAACTTGCCGGAAATTTGAAATTTTAG